The Congregibacter litoralis KT71 genome contains a region encoding:
- a CDS encoding cation:proton antiporter regulatory subunit, translating into MSKGYGVTELYIPEGSKFVGQTILQSTVEEKDLNVLTLYRGGKVLPNPRRDRVLEPGDKLLCYGKLEAMRDMIPARTQKKRRPEVQELDTAITATNSD; encoded by the coding sequence GTGAGCAAGGGTTATGGGGTCACGGAGCTGTATATCCCCGAGGGCTCAAAGTTTGTGGGGCAGACGATTCTTCAATCTACCGTGGAAGAAAAGGATCTCAACGTGCTCACCCTTTATCGCGGCGGCAAGGTTCTCCCTAACCCCCGGCGGGATCGGGTCCTGGAGCCCGGTGATAAATTGCTCTGCTACGGAAAGCTCGAGGCCATGCGAGATATGATTCCCGCGCGGACCCAGAAAAAGCGGCGACCCGAGGTGCAGGAACTCGATACGGCAATTACTGCGACGAACTCGGACTAG
- a CDS encoding succinylglutamate desuccinylase/aspartoacylase family protein yields MAAVLKNSELVIGGVSIAPGERELIDLRVAPMYTHDDLSINVQVLRGRRPGPTLFISAAIHGDEINGVEIIRRLLQHKALKNLRGNLLAIPIVNVYGFLNHTRYLPDGRDLNRSFPGSSKGSLTGRVAHTFVKEVVKQCTHGIDLHTGARHRSNFPQIRADLDDEQAAEMTRAFGVPLAIDAKIRDGSLRDCAGDLGIPVILYEAGEALRFEEVYIRAGVRGIINVMRSIGMLPVSRSRKAHPEPIISNETTWVRAGESGVLRTFAALGDKVSEGQTLAIVADPLGASETPILAPSSGVVIGRTNLPLVYEGDATFHIANYGRRASAVERHVEQFQEAHATDEQAPMDPEDAPIV; encoded by the coding sequence TTGGCAGCGGTGCTCAAGAATTCGGAACTGGTGATTGGCGGCGTGAGCATAGCGCCGGGCGAGCGGGAGCTCATCGATCTGCGCGTGGCGCCCATGTACACCCATGATGACCTCTCCATCAATGTGCAGGTGCTCCGCGGCCGCCGCCCGGGTCCGACGCTGTTTATCAGCGCCGCGATTCATGGTGACGAAATAAACGGCGTGGAAATTATCCGTCGCCTGCTTCAGCACAAGGCCCTGAAAAATCTTCGCGGCAACCTGCTGGCCATACCCATTGTGAATGTCTACGGCTTTTTGAATCACACGCGCTACCTACCTGATGGTCGTGACCTTAACCGTTCCTTTCCAGGCTCCTCCAAAGGCTCTCTCACGGGTCGCGTCGCTCATACCTTTGTAAAAGAGGTGGTGAAGCAGTGTACCCACGGCATCGACTTACACACGGGGGCAAGACATCGCAGCAATTTCCCGCAGATTCGTGCTGACCTCGATGATGAGCAGGCCGCGGAGATGACCCGCGCCTTTGGGGTTCCCCTGGCCATCGATGCAAAAATTCGCGATGGCTCCCTTCGCGACTGCGCCGGAGACTTGGGAATTCCCGTGATTCTTTACGAGGCGGGTGAGGCCCTGCGCTTTGAGGAGGTTTATATTCGGGCCGGTGTGCGGGGAATCATTAACGTCATGCGCAGCATCGGCATGCTGCCTGTGTCTCGCAGCCGAAAGGCACACCCCGAGCCGATTATCAGTAATGAAACAACCTGGGTGCGGGCGGGGGAGAGCGGCGTGCTGCGCACCTTTGCCGCCCTGGGCGACAAGGTGAGTGAGGGGCAAACCCTGGCAATCGTTGCGGACCCCCTGGGCGCCTCCGAGACTCCCATATTGGCGCCCTCCAGCGGCGTGGTGATTGGGCGAACCAACCTGCCACTGGTGTACGAGGGAGACGCCACCTTTCACATAGCTAACTACGGACGGCGCGCGAGTGCGGTGGAGCGCCATGTGGAGCAGTTTCAGGAGGCCCATGCAACCGATGAGCAAGCGCCCATGGATCCCGAGGATGCGCCCATAGTCTGA
- a CDS encoding DUF819 domain-containing protein, with product MFTSTLTIAAVLAALIALSEWLATRTWLRHFGAALLVIVLTAIVANLGVIPTYGPDTPLYGAIFTYVAPLGIFWLLLLVDLRSLGQVGGPTLLLFLLGACGTALGAAAGHWVVGGADALGEQHAALAGMFTGTYVGGSVNYNAVALEYGVMEDAALYAGAAAVDNAMTTVWMVVCVTLPRLLVGFWPKAENQEERVAHGPIEDDGEVMRIFDLAVVIALGIAAVSLSDVLADSLKESAGLDIPSVLILSTLALVLAQLPMVQRIKGARLLGLLAVYLFLAVIGSLCDAEALMRMGELAPVLGVFVVVLVSVHGTVVFGAARLLKADLETASVASQANIGGGTSALALARSLGRSDLELPAILVGSAGLALGNYLGFTMVGLLGG from the coding sequence ATGTTCACAAGCACCCTGACTATTGCCGCGGTATTGGCGGCCCTCATCGCTTTGTCTGAATGGCTGGCGACACGCACCTGGCTACGACATTTCGGGGCGGCACTTCTTGTGATTGTGCTGACGGCCATTGTCGCCAACCTGGGTGTTATTCCCACCTATGGGCCCGATACGCCGCTCTACGGCGCTATTTTTACCTATGTCGCGCCCCTGGGGATTTTCTGGCTTCTCCTGCTAGTGGATTTACGCAGTCTGGGACAGGTGGGGGGGCCAACGCTGCTGCTGTTCTTACTCGGGGCCTGTGGTACCGCCTTGGGAGCCGCCGCGGGGCATTGGGTTGTGGGCGGGGCCGACGCCCTGGGTGAGCAGCACGCGGCCCTGGCCGGTATGTTTACGGGTACCTATGTGGGGGGCAGCGTGAATTACAACGCCGTGGCCCTGGAATATGGCGTCATGGAAGACGCGGCGCTCTATGCGGGAGCGGCGGCGGTGGATAACGCCATGACTACGGTCTGGATGGTTGTCTGTGTGACCCTGCCTCGCCTCCTGGTAGGGTTTTGGCCCAAAGCTGAAAACCAGGAGGAGCGGGTGGCCCATGGCCCCATCGAAGACGATGGTGAGGTCATGCGAATTTTTGATCTCGCGGTGGTGATTGCCCTGGGTATCGCTGCCGTAAGTCTCTCGGATGTATTGGCGGACAGTTTGAAGGAGTCTGCAGGACTCGATATTCCCTCGGTGCTGATACTGTCGACACTCGCGCTCGTCCTGGCGCAGCTGCCCATGGTCCAGCGTATCAAGGGGGCCCGTTTGCTGGGGCTTCTTGCGGTGTATTTGTTTCTGGCGGTGATCGGTTCCCTCTGCGACGCTGAAGCACTCATGCGCATGGGTGAGCTGGCCCCGGTGCTGGGGGTGTTTGTGGTGGTGCTGGTGTCCGTGCATGGCACCGTCGTATTTGGCGCAGCGCGCTTGCTTAAGGCCGATCTGGAAACCGCATCCGTCGCATCCCAGGCAAATATCGGTGGTGGTACCTCGGCCCTGGCGCTGGCGCGCAGCCTCGGTCGCAGCGATCTGGAGCTCCCGGCGATTCTCGTAGGCTCGGCCGGTTTGGCCCTGGGCAACTATCTCGGCTTCACCATGGTTGGTCTGCTGGGGGGTTGA
- a CDS encoding YqaA family protein gives MENYLLLFGSSFLAATILPFYSEIVLVLGLQQGADPVMLLLTATLGNTLGAVVNWGIGKQLLRFQSKRWFYFSDAQIARAQDWFQHRGVWSLLFAWLPIGGDALTLIAGVMNVRLPTFLVLVAIGKGLRYGFVLLIALYAI, from the coding sequence TTGGAAAACTACCTACTACTTTTCGGATCGTCGTTTCTTGCAGCGACGATCCTGCCCTTCTATTCAGAGATCGTACTGGTACTGGGTCTTCAGCAGGGCGCGGACCCGGTGATGCTGTTACTGACGGCAACGCTGGGGAACACCCTGGGGGCGGTGGTGAATTGGGGCATCGGCAAGCAGCTGCTCAGGTTTCAAAGCAAGCGGTGGTTCTACTTCAGTGACGCTCAAATCGCTCGGGCACAGGATTGGTTCCAGCACCGCGGCGTCTGGTCTCTGCTGTTTGCCTGGCTGCCCATCGGGGGCGATGCTTTAACGCTGATTGCGGGGGTAATGAACGTCCGCCTACCCACGTTTCTGGTGCTGGTCGCCATCGGCAAGGGGCTGCGCTACGGCTTTGTGCTGCTCATTGCGCTCTACGCGATCTAG
- a CDS encoding (2Fe-2S)-binding protein — MIEFKLNGKQVSTDSPDDTPLLWVIRDEQQLKGTKFGCGIAQCGACTVQRDGVPVRSCVLPVSEVAGTEVTTIEGLASPEGSALQSAWVEAQVPQCGYCQSGQIVTAEAFLKSNPNPTEAEITQAMTGNLCRCMSYTRIRKAIKAAADGELSA; from the coding sequence GTGATTGAATTCAAGCTCAATGGTAAACAGGTTTCCACGGACTCCCCGGATGACACGCCCTTGCTCTGGGTGATTCGGGACGAACAGCAACTCAAGGGCACCAAGTTTGGTTGCGGTATCGCTCAGTGCGGGGCCTGCACGGTGCAGCGCGACGGCGTACCCGTCAGATCCTGCGTGCTCCCCGTCAGTGAAGTTGCGGGCACCGAGGTAACTACCATTGAAGGCCTCGCCAGTCCCGAGGGTTCTGCATTGCAAAGCGCCTGGGTCGAAGCGCAGGTGCCCCAGTGCGGCTACTGCCAGTCCGGCCAGATCGTCACCGCCGAAGCCTTTCTCAAATCCAACCCCAATCCTACAGAGGCGGAAATTACCCAGGCCATGACCGGTAATCTCTGCCGCTGCATGTCCTACACCCGGATACGCAAGGCCATCAAGGCTGCGGCGGATGGGGAGCTGAGCGCATGA
- a CDS encoding xanthine dehydrogenase family protein molybdopterin-binding subunit: MKKFETGVSRRSFLAGSLGTGLIMGLGVVLPGCSGEDVASEMSATGGSQQFSPVVWFEIDEAGQVLVNIAKAEMGQHVGTALARIVAEELGADWESVSLEHVDSDPKWGYMVTGGSWSVVTSFEMLSRAGAAGRTVLIDAAAKLLGVDASELSAAKGVVSGAGQSLSFAEIVSRGDISRSFSDEELAALPIKPPSARTLIGKATNALDVPAKSRGDAVYGLDAELPGMVYAHPIVAPTRYGSVVKSVDDSAAKAIAGYQQTLTIEDPSGFVQGMALVIADSFPAAMKATEAVKVEWDAGDTASVSEEDILAEGQSLVDDPESGVLFVNAGDADAAISAASDTLSSTYRTSTALHFTLEPQNALVEFRDGQCHVHAGNQWQSLIIPVLAQSLDMEEKDIVLHTYYLGGGFGRRLFGDQMIPAAHAARTLGKPVKLIMTRPVDSLFDCARSPSVARLDAAFAEDGSLSAIDHAAAAGWPTLSMAPGFLGEAVDGEGKFDGFSINGADHWYSLPNHRVRAINNKLAQDTFLPGWLRAVGPGWIGWGVESFMDEIAHKLGMDPLEYRLSLLDAEGRQAGSGPKQVGGASRLAAVLKDVQRRSNWGASLPEGEALGVAVAHGQERAMPTWSACVAHVAVKGKDVTVKKLWQTLDCGTVVHPDGALAQAEGATLWGLSLALHEGTAFENGQVRDRNLDSYTPLRMEDVPEMDIKFMDSDEFPMGLGEPPLIAVAPAIGNAIFAATGQRVRDLPIRL, from the coding sequence ATGAAAAAGTTTGAGACGGGCGTTAGCCGACGGAGTTTTCTCGCGGGGAGTCTCGGTACGGGGTTGATCATGGGGCTGGGCGTGGTGCTGCCTGGCTGCTCCGGCGAAGACGTCGCGAGTGAGATGAGTGCCACGGGTGGCAGTCAGCAGTTTTCCCCCGTCGTATGGTTTGAAATCGACGAAGCGGGTCAGGTCCTGGTCAATATTGCCAAGGCAGAAATGGGCCAGCACGTGGGCACGGCGCTGGCGCGCATCGTGGCTGAAGAACTGGGCGCGGATTGGGAGAGCGTCAGCCTGGAACATGTGGACAGTGACCCGAAGTGGGGTTACATGGTTACCGGTGGCTCCTGGTCGGTGGTGACCAGCTTTGAAATGCTCTCCCGTGCGGGAGCTGCAGGGCGCACGGTGCTTATCGACGCAGCCGCAAAGCTTCTGGGCGTAGACGCTTCCGAGCTCAGCGCCGCAAAGGGTGTGGTGTCGGGCGCGGGTCAATCCCTGAGCTTTGCAGAGATTGTGTCCCGGGGTGATATCAGTCGGAGTTTCAGCGATGAGGAGCTGGCGGCCCTGCCCATCAAGCCCCCATCGGCGCGGACGCTCATCGGTAAAGCGACCAATGCGCTGGATGTACCGGCGAAGTCTCGAGGCGATGCGGTCTATGGGCTGGATGCTGAACTGCCCGGCATGGTTTACGCGCACCCCATTGTGGCGCCCACACGCTATGGCAGCGTGGTCAAGTCTGTTGATGACAGCGCCGCGAAAGCCATCGCGGGTTATCAGCAGACCCTGACTATTGAGGATCCCTCAGGATTTGTTCAGGGCATGGCCCTGGTTATCGCCGACAGTTTTCCCGCCGCCATGAAGGCTACGGAGGCGGTGAAGGTAGAGTGGGATGCAGGGGATACCGCCTCCGTCAGCGAGGAGGATATTCTGGCTGAGGGGCAGTCCCTGGTCGATGATCCCGAGTCCGGCGTGCTTTTTGTGAACGCCGGTGACGCTGATGCCGCCATCTCGGCCGCCAGCGATACCTTGTCGTCCACTTATCGCACCAGCACGGCGCTGCACTTTACCCTGGAGCCCCAGAACGCCCTGGTGGAGTTCCGCGACGGTCAGTGCCATGTGCATGCGGGAAACCAGTGGCAGTCCCTCATTATTCCCGTCCTGGCCCAGTCCCTGGATATGGAAGAGAAAGACATTGTCCTCCACACCTACTATCTGGGTGGAGGATTTGGTCGTCGTTTGTTTGGCGATCAGATGATTCCCGCAGCGCATGCGGCGCGGACCTTGGGTAAACCCGTAAAACTGATCATGACGCGGCCGGTGGACAGTCTCTTTGACTGCGCGCGATCACCCTCGGTGGCCCGTCTTGATGCGGCCTTTGCCGAAGACGGCAGCCTCAGTGCCATAGACCATGCTGCGGCGGCGGGCTGGCCAACGCTGTCCATGGCACCCGGGTTTCTCGGTGAGGCCGTTGATGGTGAGGGTAAGTTTGACGGATTCTCCATCAACGGTGCCGATCACTGGTACTCGTTGCCAAACCACCGCGTGCGGGCCATCAACAATAAATTGGCCCAGGACACATTCCTCCCGGGTTGGCTGCGGGCCGTGGGTCCCGGCTGGATCGGTTGGGGGGTGGAGTCTTTTATGGATGAAATCGCCCACAAACTTGGCATGGATCCTCTGGAGTACCGCTTATCGCTTCTGGATGCCGAAGGCCGACAAGCGGGTAGTGGGCCAAAGCAGGTCGGAGGCGCATCCCGCCTTGCAGCTGTCCTGAAAGATGTGCAGCGGCGTTCGAACTGGGGAGCGTCGCTTCCTGAGGGCGAGGCCCTGGGCGTTGCTGTGGCTCACGGTCAGGAACGGGCCATGCCTACCTGGTCCGCCTGCGTGGCGCATGTGGCTGTTAAAGGCAAAGATGTCACGGTGAAAAAGCTCTGGCAGACCCTGGATTGCGGTACCGTCGTGCATCCGGACGGCGCCCTGGCACAGGCCGAGGGCGCGACGCTTTGGGGCTTGAGTCTTGCGCTTCACGAGGGCACGGCTTTTGAAAACGGGCAGGTGAGAGATCGCAATCTCGATAGCTACACGCCTTTGCGTATGGAAGATGTCCCGGAGATGGATATCAAGTTCATGGACAGCGATGAGTTTCCCATGGGTCTTGGGGAGCCACCCCTCATCGCCGTGGCGCCGGCGATTGGCAATGCGATCTTCGCCGCCACGGGCCAGCGTGTGAGGGATCTGCCCATCAGACTCTAG
- a CDS encoding helix-turn-helix domain-containing protein, whose product MIAATPGQDAHAFLLPSTYSRIIARVARLQERDLGKLLMGTGLPEAILMPGDETFISGDQQLQIMKNGRELLGSADFGLRLGEQLQPSAHGPLGYLALCSPDLISALFALRDYLPLRMPWVAVDIAVSRERIHCELRLQMSIDDNAFAQVTVAECFAMVLQSFVEAVLRRPATEAIISFAHRPPPHEKFYDKFLHAPYRFGKGQTSYVLPGELANAANATSDNASYRLTQQLCNSLLEQTPRSSSSMADRVRTLMLLRPIDSIAEPDIARALFVSKRTLARRLEKEGTSYRALKDQFLAELARRYLQEPRQTVEGVAASLGYHDAAAFRKAFKRWTGMTPRLYRQRPAAS is encoded by the coding sequence ATGATTGCTGCGACCCCCGGTCAGGACGCCCATGCCTTTTTGCTCCCCAGTACCTACTCCCGGATCATTGCCAGGGTGGCCCGGCTGCAGGAGCGGGATCTGGGAAAGCTACTTATGGGCACAGGCCTACCCGAAGCTATCCTCATGCCCGGGGACGAGACCTTTATCTCGGGTGATCAGCAGCTACAGATTATGAAGAACGGCAGAGAACTGCTGGGCTCCGCTGATTTTGGACTCCGCCTGGGAGAGCAGCTGCAGCCATCGGCGCACGGCCCCCTCGGTTATCTCGCCCTGTGCAGCCCGGACCTTATCAGCGCTCTTTTCGCCCTGCGGGATTATCTGCCCCTGCGCATGCCCTGGGTCGCGGTGGACATCGCCGTCTCCCGGGAAAGGATCCATTGTGAACTCAGGCTGCAGATGTCCATCGATGACAATGCCTTTGCGCAGGTAACCGTTGCGGAATGCTTTGCCATGGTGCTGCAGTCTTTTGTGGAGGCGGTGCTCCGCCGCCCCGCAACGGAAGCGATCATAAGCTTTGCCCACCGACCGCCGCCGCATGAAAAGTTCTACGACAAATTCCTCCACGCGCCCTACCGTTTCGGCAAGGGGCAGACCAGCTATGTTCTTCCGGGAGAGTTAGCCAATGCCGCAAATGCCACCAGCGACAATGCCTCCTATCGATTGACGCAACAGTTGTGCAACTCCCTGTTGGAGCAAACACCGCGATCGAGCAGCTCCATGGCTGACAGAGTGCGGACACTGATGCTTCTGCGACCCATAGACTCTATTGCCGAACCGGATATCGCCCGGGCACTGTTCGTATCCAAACGCACCCTCGCGCGGCGACTGGAAAAAGAGGGAACGAGCTACCGAGCGCTAAAAGATCAGTTTCTTGCAGAGCTGGCGCGCCGCTATCTCCAGGAGCCCCGACAGACCGTCGAGGGCGTCGCGGCATCGCTGGGGTATCACGATGCCGCGGCATTCCGAAAAGCCTTCAAACGCTGGACCGGGATGACGCCGCGACTGTACCGGCAGAGACCGGCGGCGTCCTGA
- a CDS encoding 2Fe-2S iron-sulfur cluster-binding protein, with amino-acid sequence MPKVTLIEHNGASHTIDAEVGKSLMMNAIDNGVPGIDADCGGACACGTCHCFVEEPWAAVTGGVEMLEESMLGMRPDRAENSRLSCQIEVSDDMDGLVVRLPEYQM; translated from the coding sequence ATGCCTAAAGTCACGCTGATCGAGCACAACGGTGCGAGCCACACCATCGATGCCGAGGTGGGTAAATCCCTGATGATGAACGCCATTGACAATGGCGTACCGGGCATTGATGCCGATTGTGGCGGTGCCTGCGCCTGCGGTACCTGCCATTGTTTTGTTGAAGAACCCTGGGCGGCGGTGACCGGCGGTGTCGAAATGCTGGAAGAGTCCATGCTGGGTATGCGGCCCGATCGCGCTGAAAATTCTCGCCTGAGCTGCCAGATTGAAGTGTCCGACGACATGGATGGTCTGGTGGTGCGGCTTCCCGAATATCAAATGTAA
- a CDS encoding cytochrome P450 yields the protein MNVAQDLPHPSDLALEDIDVSDSRIYQQDAWRPYFERLRKEDPVHYVADSQFGPFWSITRWEDIVAVDSNFEDFSSEPAIVIGDNSEELPIANFISMDPPKHDVQRRAVQGVVAPKNLAEMEALIRSRVVEILDGLPVGETFNWVDRVSINLTTQMLATLFDFPFEERFKLTYWSDLGAGSPEIAGGDVDPEERLAGLHDCLETFTRIWHERKDDGVETLDLIRMLQRDPNTKDMVDDPMEYLGNLLLLIIGGNDTTRNSASAGVLALNQNPAEYEKLRANPALIPSMVSEVIRWQTPLMHMRRTANKDVEFQGKQIRKGDKVVMWYLSGNHDETAIENPNSFIIDRENPRKHMSFGFGVHRCMGNRLAEMQLRVLWEEIMQRFSKVEVVGEPERVKSNFVRGISNLPVRVHPL from the coding sequence ATGAATGTAGCTCAGGACTTACCCCATCCCAGCGACCTTGCCCTGGAAGACATCGACGTCAGTGATTCCCGAATCTATCAGCAGGACGCCTGGCGACCTTACTTTGAACGCCTCCGCAAAGAGGACCCCGTGCACTACGTGGCCGACAGTCAGTTTGGGCCCTTCTGGTCCATTACCCGCTGGGAGGACATTGTCGCTGTGGACAGTAATTTCGAGGATTTTTCCTCGGAACCTGCCATTGTGATCGGCGATAACAGCGAAGAATTACCCATCGCCAACTTCATTTCCATGGACCCTCCCAAGCACGATGTGCAGCGTCGTGCGGTGCAGGGCGTTGTCGCGCCAAAAAACCTGGCTGAGATGGAGGCTCTGATCCGCTCCCGGGTCGTGGAGATTCTCGATGGCCTGCCCGTGGGTGAGACCTTTAACTGGGTCGACCGGGTGTCGATCAATCTCACGACGCAGATGCTGGCAACGCTCTTTGACTTTCCCTTTGAGGAGCGTTTCAAACTCACCTACTGGTCTGACCTGGGTGCCGGTTCTCCGGAGATCGCCGGGGGTGATGTGGATCCCGAAGAGCGCCTGGCCGGCCTCCACGACTGTTTGGAGACCTTTACGCGTATCTGGCACGAGCGAAAGGATGACGGCGTGGAGACCCTGGATCTCATACGCATGCTCCAACGCGATCCCAACACCAAAGACATGGTGGACGACCCCATGGAGTACCTGGGCAATCTCCTTCTCCTGATTATCGGTGGTAATGACACTACAAGAAACTCGGCCAGTGCCGGTGTCTTAGCGCTGAACCAGAATCCTGCGGAGTACGAAAAGTTGCGTGCGAACCCGGCGCTGATCCCTTCCATGGTGTCGGAAGTGATTCGCTGGCAGACACCGCTCATGCACATGCGTCGCACGGCGAACAAGGATGTGGAGTTTCAGGGTAAGCAGATTCGCAAGGGCGACAAGGTGGTCATGTGGTATCTCTCCGGGAATCACGACGAGACTGCCATCGAAAATCCCAACAGCTTTATCATTGACCGGGAGAATCCGCGCAAGCACATGTCCTTTGGGTTTGGAGTCCATCGCTGCATGGGGAATCGCCTGGCAGAAATGCAGCTTCGGGTGCTATGGGAAGAGATCATGCAGCGCTTCAGCAAGGTTGAGGTGGTCGGTGAACCCGAGCGTGTGAAGTCCAATTTCGTGCGGGGCATCAGCAATCTGCCCGTGCGGGTGCATCCCCTTTAA
- a CDS encoding YchJ family protein produces the protein MSGTPCLCDSGRDIDACCGPFLDGVAIPETAAQLMRSRYSAFVACDEAYLLATWHPKTRPSRVRLDEAQRWLGLKIRGGAAGGAMDDRGTVEFVARYKIAGKGHRLHEVSDFEKIDGRWYYLKGKHL, from the coding sequence ATGAGTGGGACACCCTGTCTCTGTGATAGCGGCCGTGACATCGATGCGTGCTGTGGGCCTTTTCTGGACGGTGTCGCTATTCCAGAAACAGCGGCGCAGCTTATGCGTTCCCGATACAGTGCCTTCGTGGCCTGCGATGAGGCCTATCTCCTCGCGACCTGGCATCCCAAAACCCGTCCCAGCCGCGTGCGCCTCGATGAGGCTCAGCGATGGCTAGGGCTGAAAATCCGGGGAGGTGCTGCCGGAGGGGCGATGGACGATAGGGGCACGGTGGAGTTTGTCGCGCGATACAAGATCGCCGGCAAAGGCCACAGGCTCCATGAGGTGAGCGATTTCGAAAAAATTGACGGGCGCTGGTACTACCTCAAAGGCAAGCACCTCTGA
- a CDS encoding serine hydrolase domain-containing protein, producing the protein MARFTLVALKRSVFMALMSSQLVWADIAADIDAIFSGIPDDGPGCSVGVAQDGEWLLKTGYGLANMELAVPLDGSHVHRMASVSKQFTAMAVLLLADEGKIDLDADVRDYLPRLKPYGARVTINAMLGHVSGMGDYDLVAGSYEGPKADNAIDLRSAAGGEFRLGNEDYLTIEEFYAVVEQLPLAQSPEQGFLYSNIAYVILAMLVEDVSGESLRDYAERRIFAPLGMHNSFFSDDPVEIVYQRADGYKKNDEGLYVNDMTNLFWVGDGGLHTNLDDMLIWDSHFYAPKLGRDPAKLMALMNTPNSEHRSDGRRYANGQNIRGSGKDRIFEHSGGWLGTSTYYARLPGRHLALAMMCNDASLDTDALIEQSMDRLLEID; encoded by the coding sequence ATGGCCAGATTCACCCTCGTCGCACTGAAGCGATCTGTCTTTATGGCGCTGATGTCCTCGCAGCTCGTGTGGGCCGACATTGCCGCAGACATAGATGCGATTTTCTCGGGTATTCCCGATGATGGCCCGGGATGCAGCGTGGGCGTTGCACAGGACGGGGAGTGGCTGCTCAAAACGGGTTATGGCCTCGCCAACATGGAACTGGCTGTACCTCTGGATGGCAGCCACGTACATCGCATGGCCTCGGTCTCCAAACAGTTCACTGCCATGGCGGTGTTGTTACTGGCCGACGAGGGAAAGATCGATCTCGATGCCGACGTACGGGACTATCTCCCGCGATTAAAACCCTATGGTGCCCGGGTCACGATCAACGCCATGCTCGGCCATGTTTCGGGCATGGGGGACTACGATTTAGTGGCAGGCTCCTACGAGGGCCCGAAGGCTGACAACGCCATCGATCTCCGGTCGGCCGCGGGCGGTGAGTTTCGTCTCGGTAATGAGGACTACCTGACCATCGAAGAGTTTTACGCGGTTGTTGAGCAATTGCCCCTCGCTCAATCGCCGGAGCAGGGTTTTCTGTACAGCAATATCGCCTACGTCATCCTGGCCATGCTGGTGGAGGATGTCTCTGGCGAAAGTCTCCGGGATTACGCTGAGCGACGCATCTTTGCGCCCCTGGGTATGCATAACAGCTTTTTCAGTGACGACCCCGTAGAGATCGTTTACCAGCGCGCCGACGGCTATAAAAAGAACGATGAGGGCCTGTACGTCAATGACATGACCAACCTGTTCTGGGTCGGCGACGGTGGCCTGCATACCAATCTGGACGACATGCTGATCTGGGACAGTCACTTTTACGCGCCCAAGCTGGGGCGAGATCCGGCAAAACTCATGGCGCTTATGAACACCCCCAACAGCGAGCACCGATCCGACGGGCGACGCTATGCCAACGGGCAGAATATTCGCGGGAGCGGTAAAGACAGGATCTTTGAACACAGCGGCGGCTGGCTGGGCACCAGCACTTACTACGCCCGACTGCCCGGCAGGCACCTTGCGCTGGCGATGATGTGTAACGACGCCAGTCTCGACACCGACGCTTTAATCGAGCAGTCCATGGACCGCTTGCTGGAGATTGACTGA
- a CDS encoding DUF2165 family protein: MYRLVKVGLMATAAWWAISAALYNLSHWTESLSYVEAVTTMSLFEGGTDRWQATSNPIVIWAGLLFIFGGKVAAAIMCSMGTWRMWKAHDADPETFVEARQIGMAGCGIAVIMLFGGFIGIAENFFELWRSPDIGGSVLSGAYRYGGVMALIGILVGATDDY, translated from the coding sequence ATGTACAGGCTGGTAAAAGTTGGGCTGATGGCTACCGCTGCCTGGTGGGCCATCAGTGCCGCGCTATACAACTTAAGTCATTGGACCGAGTCCCTGAGCTATGTCGAGGCAGTGACAACCATGTCTCTGTTTGAGGGCGGTACCGATCGCTGGCAGGCCACTTCCAACCCGATCGTCATCTGGGCTGGGCTATTGTTCATCTTCGGCGGTAAGGTCGCGGCGGCGATCATGTGCAGCATGGGAACCTGGCGTATGTGGAAGGCCCACGATGCAGACCCTGAAACTTTTGTCGAAGCACGCCAAATTGGCATGGCAGGATGTGGCATTGCGGTGATCATGTTGTTTGGCGGATTCATTGGGATCGCAGAAAACTTTTTTGAGCTATGGAGATCGCCAGACATTGGCGGCTCGGTGCTCAGCGGTGCGTACCGATATGGTGGCGTGATGGCGCTGATCGGCATTCTGGTAGGCGCGACCGACGATTACTAG